The segment TTGCCAACGTCGATTTTCCCGATCCAATTGCACCGACGATCGCAACTGTTTCACCCGGATCGATCACAAAATCAATCTGATTCAATGCAGGCTCAGTTGCACCGGGATAGCGAAATGTCAAATTCTGAGCACTCAGCTTGCCTCTAACTTGCGCTAACGGCAGCGGAATCGAGTCAGGCGTATCTTGAATTTTCGGCTCGACGGTCAGAATCGATTCAATGCGATCGATACTCACCTCACCGCGTTGATAAGCCGTAATCGTGAATCCAAGTAATGCCGTCGGAAATGCTAATCGTTCGACGAAAATCAGCAGCGCGATAAAGTCACCGACTGTAATTTCTCCCCGCGCGATCGATCCACCTCCAAACCACAGCAAAATCAATGCACTTCCGTAAGCGACACCCTGCAAAATCGGAAACAGAATATTTCGGGTCAAGGCGAGCTTGAGATTAGCATTTAGTAGCGATCTGTTCAGACCTCGAAACGCATTCCGCTCATTTTGCTCTTGCGCATAGATCTTGATCAGCGCAATGCCGCTCATATCTTCTTGAACCAGTTCACTCAAAGTTGAGAGTTCTTCTTGAACGGTTAACTGTTGCGATCGCAGTTTATTACTGAACAAACTGACCAAAATCAGCATAAATGGATAAACCGAAAGCGCGAGCAGGCTCAGCCTCGCATCGATCGCAATCATCGCAGGCAACGTCAACGCATAAGCAAACAGAGTATTCGCTAAACTCAAGACTGCAAATCCCAAGAGGCGACGAATATTATCCACATCACTCGTCGCCCGATTGATCAAATCTCCGACCGTATTCGCAGCAAAATAAGCAGGCTCTAAGGTCAGCAAGTGATTAAAAATTTTCTGTTTTAAATCAAATTCAACCTGCCGCCCTACCCCAAACAGCAAAATTCGCGAAGTCATTCTCACGACTAGCATCACAGATGCAAGTGCCAAAATTAACAGCGCATAAGAGAAAATTTGTTGGACACTAAATGTCACACTCAGCGTATCAACCGCATTGCGGATTTGCAGCGGAATATAAATGCCGATCGCATTCACCACTAACAACGCCGAAACCCCGAGAGTTGCATCTCGCCAATGCGGACGAAGATAAGTTCCCAGCTTTTGAAGTTGTCCCTGCGATCGCGCCATAACTCTGCCTACTATCGAAACTTTCCTATAGTAGCGTGCTTGAAAAAGCAAATTTCAATTAAATAAAGAGAAATACGGATGCAACTTAACCAACTTTTCACGCAAAGTTCACAAGATCACTAAGGGGATTTACGGAATCGATAAGCGACTTGTTGGACAATAGAAAGTATCAAATTTATCTGGCGCTTCTAACGATGCAAACCACGCAGAGGCTGGCAAACCAGTACTATATCTATGTCGATCCAACCCTTCCCCCGGAACCTTGGGATATCTACGACCCAAACCCTCAGAACCGCGGGTTTGTTGCCTACTTTGGTCAGGTCTTGCAAAAGGTTGAGGAAAATCTAGGGAGAAGCGGGCTGGTTTTCTATGTCACGCTGAGTGATATGCGGACGTTGCCCTCTTATGGTGACAATGTCATCGTCTTAATCATCGGCGATGAACACTATCGAATTCCTCAATACATTCACAAAGTTGGGGCAGTCTTTAAGTCCTATGGCATTACTCAGGAAATGCAATGGAAGAATTTCTTGAAGCCTTCCTATCGAGATTTCATCACGCTAATTCAGTATTTTAGCAATCTATCGTTACGGCTACCGTTACTAATTAACTACGAATTTCAAAAGCTCAGATCGCTTATCTTAAAAAACGTAAGAGTTGCGCCTATCTTTGATATACCCGGCGGATATTACAATTCTGAAAACTTGCCTATTAAAGCAATAGAAGATCGTACCTATGATGTGTTCTTCGATGGCAGTGTTCAGAACAATATCTATTCCAAGTGGTCAACTAAAAACTGGCTCAAAACACCAAAGATTGTGGCGCGATCGCAGATGCTGGAAAATCTCGATCGCTTTCACCAAAACCATCCTCAATATCGGGTGCAATTAGCCATTCAACAGGCGTTTGGAGTCGTCAGCGAAGAATCGGCATGGAGTTACAGCGAGAACTTAATGAACGCCAAAGTGTGTTTAGTGCCCCGAGGAACCACCCTTGAGTCTTTTCGGATTTGTGAAGCCATGCGCTATGGCTGTGTGATTGTCGTTGAAGATTTACCAAACCGTGAGTTCTATCGAAATGCTCCAGTCGTGCGTGTGAAAAACTGGAAAAATCTTGAACCTGTTCTTGCAGCACTACTGAGCGATCAACGGCAAATGCGGGAAATTCACGAGCAAACTCTGGCATGGTGGGAAACGCAAATGGCAGAACCCGTCATTGGCAAACAGATTGCAGCAGCGTTGAATCAACTCCCTCATATTCCCTAATCCCGCGGGGCTGTCCGAAGAACAAGGGTAGAGACGGACCATCTCTACCCTTGTTCAATACAAACTCAATGCAAATGCGTTCTAGAGCGTCCGAATCGGTCGAATCCATCCTCGTAAGAAGTAATAGATCGAAGCGATGTATTCATTAAGCACTTTAGAACTCAGAGACAACGCATCAATACTGGGCAGGAGATCCGAGAGTTGAAAATTGCGCTCCACCACATCTCGTCCTTGTGCCCTGCCTCGCAGTGACTCTCTGGGCGGCAACGTGTAAAAGTTCGTCGGACGCGAAATTACGCTCAGCGGAACATTATTCAGATTAAACTCGCGAGTGAACGTGAGCGTCGCCCGATTCATCTCGATCGCAGAAGCGACCAAAATCAACTGATTGCCAAAATTCACGCCACGTCGTCGTAACTCTTCACGAGCATTTCTTGCACTATCAATGATCGTCGGACTATTAGAATCGCCGATAATATCCTCTGCTGGAATTCCTAATCGCTGTAAAAATCTCCGCGCATCTGCGGCTTCAGACACCTCATCCCGAGTTTCTCCCTGCTTGCGATTCCGCTCAGGTCGAGTGCCTGCACTTACCAATACCAGGGGAGCCGTTCCCCGTGCTCGTTCGTCCTGATAAAGCTGATTGGTATAGGTGAGAATATCTCCTCGCTCTGTTAGCTGAATCGGTTGCTCTGCTAACACCGTAAATGCTCCAGGCGGAATCGGAGCCGGCGGCTGAATGAGTTGATTGGTCGGAGGCGCAGGGGGCGCAGGAATCGGTTGCGTGAGCGGTCTTAACTGTAATTGAGTCGTATCCTGTGCCAAAGCCACAATCACTCGCCTTGCCCCCGCCGGAAGCGCTTCGGTCGCGATCGGACGAGTAATCGAGATCGCTTCCGCCTCTGCTCGCTGTGCTAAGAAGTACGATACC is part of the Leptolyngbya boryana PCC 6306 genome and harbors:
- a CDS encoding YdcF family protein, with the translated sequence MVLLVTDVFVLLTQVLLWVVVGLFAWYVLLRALPRAFLGGLVLLLLLGVAAFTFYRGSPQEGLIGDLFRVIAIPFTPLGIILVLLLIAFTELVRGGKLSKTGLLLLRIAIPALLILSIPAVSYFLAQRAEAEAISITRPIATEALPAGARRVIVALAQDTTQLQLRPLTQPIPAPPAPPTNQLIQPPAPIPPGAFTVLAEQPIQLTERGDILTYTNQLYQDERARGTAPLVLVSAGTRPERNRKQGETRDEVSEAADARRFLQRLGIPAEDIIGDSNSPTIIDSARNAREELRRRGVNFGNQLILVASAIEMNRATLTFTREFNLNNVPLSVISRPTNFYTLPPRESLRGRAQGRDVVERNFQLSDLLPSIDALSLSSKVLNEYIASIYYFLRGWIRPIRTL
- a CDS encoding ABC transporter ATP-binding protein; amino-acid sequence: MARSQGQLQKLGTYLRPHWRDATLGVSALLVVNAIGIYIPLQIRNAVDTLSVTFSVQQIFSYALLILALASVMLVVRMTSRILLFGVGRQVEFDLKQKIFNHLLTLEPAYFAANTVGDLINRATSDVDNIRRLLGFAVLSLANTLFAYALTLPAMIAIDARLSLLALSVYPFMLILVSLFSNKLRSQQLTVQEELSTLSELVQEDMSGIALIKIYAQEQNERNAFRGLNRSLLNANLKLALTRNILFPILQGVAYGSALILLWFGGGSIARGEITVGDFIALLIFVERLAFPTALLGFTITAYQRGEVSIDRIESILTVEPKIQDTPDSIPLPLAQVRGKLSAQNLTFRYPGATEPALNQIDFVIDPGETVAIVGAIGSGKSTLANALPRLLDISPNQLFVDGYDITDLRLTDLRGAIAYVPQESFLFSTTIRNNIRYGNPMADQSDVELAAKIAQIHGEVLNFPQHYDTIVGERGITLSGGQRQRTALARALLVDSPILILDDALSSVDNQTATRILKNLSEGTVRKTVVFISHQLSAAALADRIFVMDQGRIVQMGTHGDLIEQPGLYRSLWEQNQLEEALK
- a CDS encoding glycosyltransferase family 47 protein; the encoded protein is MQTTQRLANQYYIYVDPTLPPEPWDIYDPNPQNRGFVAYFGQVLQKVEENLGRSGLVFYVTLSDMRTLPSYGDNVIVLIIGDEHYRIPQYIHKVGAVFKSYGITQEMQWKNFLKPSYRDFITLIQYFSNLSLRLPLLINYEFQKLRSLILKNVRVAPIFDIPGGYYNSENLPIKAIEDRTYDVFFDGSVQNNIYSKWSTKNWLKTPKIVARSQMLENLDRFHQNHPQYRVQLAIQQAFGVVSEESAWSYSENLMNAKVCLVPRGTTLESFRICEAMRYGCVIVVEDLPNREFYRNAPVVRVKNWKNLEPVLAALLSDQRQMREIHEQTLAWWETQMAEPVIGKQIAAALNQLPHIP